The following coding sequences are from one Solea solea chromosome 11, fSolSol10.1, whole genome shotgun sequence window:
- the LOC131468449 gene encoding CMRF35-like molecule 1 yields MWRLFFHLYAVALGLIWQNKHTVASDRLSTPDEVTAAHGGSVTVKCHYDQQFRENTKYWCKGPVYVYCKIVAKTPRNRPSDRCFIADDKEAGVFTVTMTGLQDSDDDLYWCVIAKGGLNIHTPVRLLVSHTVVTPTPTWTLTHDDISWWATLRWILFVCMMCCLVSVHIALWGNRRWKKNRIKS; encoded by the exons ATGTGGAGGCTTTTCTTTCATCTGTATGCTGTAGCTCTGGGTCTCATctggcaaaacaaacacacagtggccTCAGATCGACTGTCCACACCAGACGAGGTAACTGCAGCACATGGAGGATCTGTGACGGTCAAGTGTCATTATGACCAACAGTTCAGAGAGAACACAAAGTACTGGTGCAAAGGACCAGTGTATGTCTACTGTAAGATCGTGGCGAAAACACCCAGGAACCGACCCAGTGACAGATGCTTCATTGCAGACGATAAAGAGGCAGGAGTCTTCACTGTAACCATGACTGGACTCCAAGACAGTGATGACGATTTGTACTGGTGTGTCATTGCCAAGGGTGGATTGAACATCCACACTCCTGTCAGGCTCCTTGTTTCCCACACAG tggTAACACCAACTCCCACATGGACACTGACGCATGATGACATAAG TTGGTGGGCGACTCTACGGTGGATTCTCTTTGTTTGTATGATGTGCTGTTTGGTGTCAGTGCATATTGCTTTGTGGGGGAATAGAAGGTGGAAGAAAAATAGGATCAAATCATAA
- the LOC131468448 gene encoding cell division control protein 42 homolog isoform X1 — MQTIKCVVVGDGAVGKTCLLISYTTNKFPSEYVPTVFDNYAVTVMIGGEPYTLGLFDTAGQEDYDRLRPLSYPQTDVFLVCFSVVSPSSFENVKEKWVPEITHHCPKTPFLLVGTQIDLRDDPSTVEKLAKNKQKPITPETAEKLARDLKAVKYVECSALTQKGLKNVFDEAILAALEPPEPKKRRKCVLL, encoded by the exons ATGCAGACTATCAAATGTGTGGTGGTGGGTGATGGAGCTGTGGGAAAAACTTGCCTCTTGATTTCATACACCACCAACAAATTCCCCTCTGAGTATGTACCAACA GTGTTTGACAATTATGCAGTAACTGTAATGATTGGAGGAGAACCATACACTCTTGGATTATTTGATACAGCAG GTCAGGAGGATTATGATAGGTTACGACCACTAAGCTACCCACAGACAGATGTCTTCTTAGTCTGCTTCTCAGTTGTTTCACCTTCCTCATTTGAgaatgttaaagaaaag tgggtTCCTGAAATAACTCACCACTGTCCCAAGACCCCGTTCCTCTTGGTTGGCACTCAGATCGACCTGCGCGATGACCCCTCCACAGTGGAGAAGTTAGCCAAGAACAAACAGAAGCCTATCACCCCCGAGACGGCAGAAAAGCTGGCTCGTGACCTTAAGGCAGTCAAATATGTTGAGTGCTCAGCTCTAACACAG AAAGGGTTAAAGAATGTGTTTGATGAGGCAATACTTGCTGCCCTGGAGCCTCCTGAACCTAAGAAAAGACGTAAATGTGTCCTACTCTAA
- the LOC131468448 gene encoding cell division control protein 42 homolog isoform X2, whose product MQTIKCVVVGDGAVGKTCLLISYTTNKFPSEYVPTVFDNYAVTVMIGGEPYTLGLFDTAGQEDYDRLRPLSYPQTDVFLVCFSVVSPSSFENVKEKWVPEITHHCPKTPFLLVGTQIDLRDDPSTVEKLAKNKQKPITPETAEKLARDLKAVKYVECSALTQRGLKNVFDEAILAALEPPETQRKRKCCLF is encoded by the exons ATGCAGACTATCAAATGTGTGGTGGTGGGTGATGGAGCTGTGGGAAAAACTTGCCTCTTGATTTCATACACCACCAACAAATTCCCCTCTGAGTATGTACCAACA GTGTTTGACAATTATGCAGTAACTGTAATGATTGGAGGAGAACCATACACTCTTGGATTATTTGATACAGCAG GTCAGGAGGATTATGATAGGTTACGACCACTAAGCTACCCACAGACAGATGTCTTCTTAGTCTGCTTCTCAGTTGTTTCACCTTCCTCATTTGAgaatgttaaagaaaag tgggtTCCTGAAATAACTCACCACTGTCCCAAGACCCCGTTCCTCTTGGTTGGCACTCAGATCGACCTGCGCGATGACCCCTCCACAGTGGAGAAGTTAGCCAAGAACAAACAGAAGCCTATCACCCCCGAGACGGCAGAAAAGCTGGCTCGTGACCTTAAGGCAGTCAAATATGTTGAGTGCTCAGCTCTAACACAG CGGGGACTGAAGAACGTATTTGATGAGGCTATCCTAGCTGCTTTAGAACCCCCTGAAactcagagaaagagaaaatgctGTTTGTTCTGA